The nucleotide sequence CCAAAGAGTACCTTGCTCACCGAACGCTTGTGCGGCAGTACGTAGCGCTCGGTTTGTAGCAGCAGGGGGTGGTAGGGGTACATGTCCCACAGAATTTTGAGGATGTATTTGGACTGGAACAGCAGCGTGTAAGCGGGATTCAGGACGACCGCTTTCCGGTCAGTAACGAGTTGTGTCAGGATGTCCGCCAATTCGCTTTCCTCTTCGCCGATATACTCCCAGGGTACCAGCTTGAACCAGAAATCAAAACGCACGAAACTGCCATTAACCGGGTCCTGTTTGAAGATCCCTTCTTCGACAGAGAATTCTACCTCGTCCATGTAGCAGAACTCCGCGTCGAACCCCGCCTCGCGGGCCGCTTCGTTCAGTAGGGCTACATTGGTATCATCCTCAGGGTAGTCGCGCAGGGTAGTCAGGAGGAGGCTGGGGGTGAGGTCGGGATTTATTTCCCGCAGGTACCTGAACTGTCCCACCAGGGTTTCGTAAAGGGTGTTGAACTGGCGGCTGTCGTCCATACCGTTGGCCCGTAGGTGCGCCCATTGCACTACGGCGGTTTCGGGTAGGCAGGTGGCAGTGTCGGCGTTGAATTCGATGAGCTTGATGGGCTGGCCATCCAGCCCACCGGCCAGATCAAAGCGCCCGTAAAGATGTACCTGCCGATCGTCCTCCCACGAGCGCCTGACCAACTCGTGTAACGATTCGGGAATCCCCATTTCTTTAAGCAAATGCTGGTCGATGGCGTACTGCCCGGCTTCTACAAACATATCGTAGAGCGACTGGGCCGCTTCGTAGTAGGCGTTGGCTTCCGCTTCGGACACAATCACGGCCTTCTGTACCAGATAGGGTAGGGTGTCCTCGCCCAACATCCAGTCCCAGCCCACCGAACGCAGGGCAGTTTCAGGATGTTGCGGCATTTCTTTCAAGAGAATCATTTTGGGGGAGTTTTGTAGGGAGAATTCAAAAATGCTACCAGCTATTGACCAATAGCTGGTAGCTAAAAATTATCCTCCGCTTCGTGCGCCGGAACGACCGAAAAATCCACTCCTTCCGCCCGAGGGACGGCTATTGACCGTACGGGTGGTGCGGGAAGCCCGTACGTCGTTGTGGACGCTCTGTGACTTCTGGTAGGTAGACGGCGAGCTATAATACCTGCCAAAGGTACCATTTTGCGATTCGCGCTCCCGGTATGAATTGATGTAGCCATTGTTCATGTTACGTCCCAGCATGTAGCCCATGCCGCCATACAGCAGCATGCTCGATAGCCCCCTGCGATGGTAGCCGTAGTGCCTGCCATTGTCAGTAACAGTGCTATCTCCTGCGTTTTTAATTTCTTCATCAATCAACGCCTTGGCGGCTACCGGACTGATGGTTTCGACGCGCCCGTCGAGGTAGGTAACTATTGCCTCGGCCCGCTCGGCGGGTACGGTTTCTTCGTCGGTAATCTCGAATTCGCCGGGTTTGATTTCCTTGATGTGCGAACGGATTCCTTTGGTGTCAACCGTTTCTTCGTAGCTGTACGCGGCCTCGTCGTCCTGTTGGTCCGAACAGCCCGGCAGAGTCATGCCACTGGCCAATAGGGCCAGGGCGAGGGTGCTACTGATGGTGATGTCCTTGGCTCGCCGGATGAAAGAGCCCTTGCGTATCGGGGTCATGGTTCGATGGGTTTAGTGGAAAAAGGGTTTGCGGGTAGGTATTGGCCTCACAAAGCAGGTAAAACAAAACTAGGAAAGAATTCCTGATGAAACATCCTTTTGGGGCAGACGGTTCGGAACAATTGAAACCATAGGGCAGGGCAGGATGAATGGAGAAACCCATAAAAGACTTGGCCCGCATAAGGGTGGGAAGGTACCCCCATGCAGACCAAGAATCGTGCGTGCAAGTATTAATAGGGTTGGATTACCGTTTTGGGATGGAAATCATGTGAGAAATTTTCCATTCCCCATCGATCTTTTCAAGATAGCGGCTTTCCAGGTTCGTTACGGGAGCACGCCCGTCGGGATAGCGGAAAGTTTGTTCGTAACTGGCCCAGGCGGCATGGCCATTGGGCCGGATATTATAGTTGGTATTAACAAATATTGTGCCCGGTTTATTGGGTTTTTGAGTGGAGAGCCGGTCTACCATCTCACCGATTTCGGTAGCTGTAATGTCGTAGGCTTTGCCGCCCTCGTCGGTTACAGTATGGGCGGCGTAGGGCAGGTCGGCCCAGAAGGTACCCATCTTCTCGCCATCATTGTCGAGCCAGGCCTGGGTCTCGGCCTCCAGCACCCTGCGAATCATATAGGCGTCGGGATCTACCCCCGGAGGTATACTCACATAGCCCATCCTGTCGCGGATAGCCGCCCGGTCGTAGTAGTAATGGGTTTCCGACAACTTACCGTCGCTCAGCCGGGCCGTAATCTGGTAAGGCATATCGTAAGCAGCGCCGTTTTCCTTGTCTTTCCAATGGTACACCCCCCAGCCCATGACCCAGTCGCCTTCCCGGGGACCGCTCTTTTCCCGAAACGTAAGGGTACGGCGGTCGGTAATGTTCTGGGACGTACGCTGGCTGCTACTGGCTTCCCAACTCGCCAGGGCTTGTTCACTGGTGAAAGGCTCATCGTGGCTGGGGCCATATTCTTGGTAGTTGGCCGTAAGGTAGGGGCGGGCCTGCACCAGGTCGTTGGCTATGAGGGCATCGAGGTAGTTATTGAGGATGGCCACGTTCTGGTCGGCGCTTTTGCTTAGGCTAATGGCGTCGTTGTGCCTGATGATTTTTTGAGCAAAGAGAGAAGAACTGACGAAGAAGAGCAAAACAAGGGATAAGCCCTTACGCGGAGAAAAATGTAGGTTGTACATATTCATGGAGGTTTAGAAGGTGAAAAATAAGGGTGCAGACCCCTTCACAAAACACTCGCACTAACTTGTACAAATTTAACATTAATTAGAACTTTACCAAACTGAAAAGTAACTTTTTTAGAGATTAAGGCTATTTATATTTGATTTCTAATCCAAAAAATCGATAGTCTGAAGAATTCTAGAAGCGCTGATTCCAGTAAATCACCACATTGTGGGTGGCACGCCCCGAAGCCACCAGATCCAGGTCACCGTCTCCATCCAGATCGGCGGCTTTAAGATCCTCAGCGGCCATATCTACTTTCTGGTCCAGGGCGTACTCCTGCCATTTGGCCCCTGAATCGTCGGTACCTACGTACAGGCGGACACCCACCTGCTCGGCGGCGTTTTTTTCGCGCCAGCCCATCGCGATCTGGTCGCGGCCCAAGCCCAGGAAGTCGGCCGTTACCAGGGCATGGCCCTGATTCATCCGGTCGGTCAGTATGGTACGGTCGTCTTTGGTATACACCACCAGACTATTGCCGTGCATGGGTTCGATGGTGGTGGTGAAAAGCATATTGTTTTTAAGCTTTCCGGTCCTAATTTCGCCCACCCCATTTTTAAGTACCATCCAGTTGCCCGATGGGGCCCAGCCGTCGGCTCCGTCCAGAAAGACCTGTACGCCCTCTTTTCCCGCCACGGCCATGCCCAGGAAGGCTCCCCTGACTTCCATAGGTTCCATATTGTGGGTCATGTGCATACCAGTATCCACCAATTGGTAGGCCCACAAGCCCTTTTTATTTTCAGGTACATCGAAAACGATCATATTTACCCCGGCGCCTTCGCCCTTATCGTTGTCCAATCCATGCAGGGGTAGTACTATCAACTGGTACTTGCCCTCGGTATCTTGCACCCAGTGCATCCGGTGAATGGTGACTTCGTGGTGTAGCTTTACGGGCTCCCAGCTCGACTTGCGATCGGCGGGCGGCACGAGGTAAAATACCGCGCCTGACTCTTTCACATTTTTGGTTTCACCAGGATTCCACTGCGCCCCTACGGCTACCTCTACCTTCCCATCACCGTCGATGTCGCGGGCGGCGATGCACACATTATCACGTTCGGTGAGGTTGGCGGCGATGACGTGCCGTTTCCACGATTCATTCGGGCCGCCGGGATTCTCATACCACACGATTTCCTTCTGATCGGCCATTAGGATGTCCAGTTGGCCATCGCCATCTACGTCGCCCGTCGCGAGACCGTACCCAATACTGATTTTAGGGTCGATGACCTCGGCCTTGAAGGTAGGGCTTTGGGCGTATACCGGGACAGCGGCTAGAAAAAGTATTAACTGTTTCATAGGTTGATCAAGAGGTTTTCGGAGTCAGGTACCCGGTTATTTGCCTTCAAAAAGCTGATAGCCAATAGCCATCATAAATCACGTTCCACAATTTTTCCGCTTGCTTTCTCTTTCAAAATCAGCTTATTCCGTCCGTCGTGCGTTATTTCCTGCTTGATGAGGTAGTGGTCGGCGTCGTAGTCGGTATAGTTGGAAGGCTTGCTGAGCCCTTCCTGACCTCGCCAGACGGGCAACTGCACGGGTTCCCACTGTTTGGTTTTGGCCGAGCGGTAGGCCGCGTCGATCACGGCGTTCACTACGTAGCCATCATAAAAAGTTTCGGCGGCTTCCCCGCCCTTTTCGGCGGCATCGAACATATCGGTAAACATGTGATTGTAGCCCAGATCATTGACCTCGTCGCCCACCGGGAACAGCCAGCCCGAGTTGCTTTCGGCTTTTTCGGCCACGTAGTCGGCACCCTTGCCGGAAGTGTACATCTCGAAACCCGTGCGCAGAAAATTGTTGATCCAGATGGTACCCTCGGTACCCATCACTTCATCGCGCAAATCCATGCCACCCCGGAACGTCCAGCTCGTTTCGAATTGCCCGATGGCACCGTTCTCGTACTTCACCAGCGCGATGGCGTGATCTTCGGCCTCGATGGGTTTTACCTGCGTATCGGCCCAGCACATAACCTCCACGGGTTTTACATCTTTTCCTATAAAATTACGCGCAATTTCGATGCAGTGGCAGCCCAGATCCAGGATGCAGCCGCCACCCGCCTGCTCGA is from Salmonirosea aquatica and encodes:
- a CDS encoding glutathionylspermidine synthase family protein, encoding MILLKEMPQHPETALRSVGWDWMLGEDTLPYLVQKAVIVSEAEANAYYEAAQSLYDMFVEAGQYAIDQHLLKEMGIPESLHELVRRSWEDDRQVHLYGRFDLAGGLDGQPIKLIEFNADTATCLPETAVVQWAHLRANGMDDSRQFNTLYETLVGQFRYLREINPDLTPSLLLTTLRDYPEDDTNVALLNEAAREAGFDAEFCYMDEVEFSVEEGIFKQDPVNGSFVRFDFWFKLVPWEYIGEEESELADILTQLVTDRKAVVLNPAYTLLFQSKYILKILWDMYPYHPLLLQTERYVLPHKRSVSKVLFGREGANVTILEKGGDVIEKVEGEYGAQRCIYQEYVDFVSDNEDFCYQAGVFYAGEPCALGYRRGGRILDNTAQFIGHVIE
- a CDS encoding FG-GAP repeat domain-containing protein, producing the protein MKQLILFLAAVPVYAQSPTFKAEVIDPKISIGYGLATGDVDGDGQLDILMADQKEIVWYENPGGPNESWKRHVIAANLTERDNVCIAARDIDGDGKVEVAVGAQWNPGETKNVKESGAVFYLVPPADRKSSWEPVKLHHEVTIHRMHWVQDTEGKYQLIVLPLHGLDNDKGEGAGVNMIVFDVPENKKGLWAYQLVDTGMHMTHNMEPMEVRGAFLGMAVAGKEGVQVFLDGADGWAPSGNWMVLKNGVGEIRTGKLKNNMLFTTTIEPMHGNSLVVYTKDDRTILTDRMNQGHALVTADFLGLGRDQIAMGWREKNAAEQVGVRLYVGTDDSGAKWQEYALDQKVDMAAEDLKAADLDGDGDLDLVASGRATHNVVIYWNQRF
- a CDS encoding Gfo/Idh/MocA family protein, with product MQRIAMLGSGFIGRFYAESIHGQRGRDRVTAIYARRDESAKKFADDYGCDFWSSDMEEVIAHPDVNMVCIALPNHVHEAAVLLCAKHKKNVVCTKPLGRTADEALRMMQAVEEAGIFGGYLEDLCYTPKFLKSMESVKNGALGRILWAKSREAHPGPHSEWFWDIEQAGGGCILDLGCHCIEIARNFIGKDVKPVEVMCWADTQVKPIEAEDHAIALVKYENGAIGQFETSWTFRGGMDLRDEVMGTEGTIWINNFLRTGFEMYTSGKGADYVAEKAESNSGWLFPVGDEVNDLGYNHMFTDMFDAAEKGGEAAETFYDGYVVNAVIDAAYRSAKTKQWEPVQLPVWRGQEGLSKPSNYTDYDADHYLIKQEITHDGRNKLILKEKASGKIVERDL